In Sphingopyxis sp. FD7, a single window of DNA contains:
- a CDS encoding acyl-CoA dehydrogenase family protein: protein MDMEFSPEDLAFQQEVRQFIADNYPAELRGKQDEGEELSKEDFLSWHKILYKKGWIAPAWPVEYGGTGWTPTQRFIWSEETARADCIRLMPFGLAMVGPVIYTFGTPEQKAHFLPRILSGEDWWCQGYSEPGSGSDLASLRTTAVRDGDHYIVNGQKTWTTLAQHADWGFFLVRTDKDAKQQEGISFLLIDMKSPGITVRPIITLGGEHEVNEVWLEDVRVPVANRVYEENKGWTCAKFLLAHERTGIAGVAASKRGIEKVKAIARTELDGDKPLLANPFFKRKVAELEVDLTALEFTELRSLAGANAGKGPGPESSLLKIKGSEIQQRLTELTLEAVGHYGAPYFRGFGEGDNEHPIGPDYAHRAAPTYFNMRKTTIYGGSNEIQRNIIAKMVLGL from the coding sequence ATGGACATGGAGTTCAGCCCCGAAGACCTGGCCTTCCAGCAGGAAGTGCGCCAGTTCATCGCCGACAATTATCCCGCGGAGCTTCGCGGCAAGCAGGACGAGGGCGAAGAGCTGTCCAAGGAGGATTTCCTCTCCTGGCACAAGATACTGTATAAAAAGGGCTGGATCGCGCCGGCGTGGCCGGTCGAATATGGCGGCACCGGCTGGACGCCGACGCAGCGCTTCATCTGGTCCGAAGAAACCGCGCGCGCCGATTGCATCCGCCTGATGCCCTTTGGCCTCGCGATGGTCGGCCCCGTCATCTACACCTTCGGCACGCCCGAACAGAAGGCCCACTTCCTGCCGCGCATCCTGTCGGGCGAGGATTGGTGGTGCCAGGGCTATTCGGAACCCGGCTCCGGCAGCGACCTTGCCTCGCTCCGCACGACGGCGGTGCGCGACGGCGATCATTATATCGTCAACGGGCAGAAAACCTGGACGACGCTCGCGCAGCACGCCGACTGGGGTTTCTTTCTTGTCCGCACCGACAAGGATGCGAAGCAGCAGGAGGGCATTTCCTTCCTTCTCATCGACATGAAATCGCCGGGGATCACGGTGCGCCCGATCATCACGCTGGGCGGCGAGCATGAGGTGAACGAGGTGTGGCTGGAGGATGTCCGCGTCCCCGTTGCCAATCGCGTTTACGAGGAAAACAAGGGCTGGACCTGCGCCAAGTTCCTGCTCGCGCACGAACGCACCGGTATCGCCGGCGTCGCCGCGTCGAAGCGCGGGATCGAGAAGGTGAAGGCGATCGCGCGCACCGAACTCGACGGCGACAAGCCGCTGCTCGCCAATCCCTTCTTCAAGCGCAAAGTCGCCGAGCTGGAGGTCGATCTGACCGCGCTCGAGTTCACCGAGCTGCGCAGCCTGGCCGGCGCCAATGCGGGCAAGGGACCGGGGCCCGAATCGAGCCTGCTCAAGATCAAGGGCAGCGAAATCCAGCAGCGGCTGACCGAGCTGACGCTCGAAGCCGTCGGCCATTATGGCGCGCCCTATTTCCGCGGTTTCGGGGAGGGCGACAACGAGCATCCGATCGGGCCCGACTATGCCCATCGCGCCGCGCCGACCTATTTCAATATGCGCAAGACGACCATCTATGGCGGGTCGAACGAGATTCAGCGCAATATCATCGCGAAGATGGTGCTCGGCCTCTAA
- a CDS encoding acyl-CoA dehydrogenase family protein — MDFTYTETQDMIRDTLARFLADTYDFESRQKFINNEQGRDPAIWTALAQELGMLGAPFAEEHGGLGGGALENAIVMEELGKVIAIEPYLPTVVIAGGALKAVGGAQADAVIPEIIAGNAIVAFAYAEPQGRYDLANLKTSARKDGAGYVLNGHKSVVYAAPWATHLLVTARSGGGQRDRDGVSLFLIDARLPGIVRRDYPTVDGNRASEIYFENVAIPGDALLGSEGGALPLIEQIVDEATVAVCAEATGVMQKLHEGTLEYTQQRKQFGVPIAKFQVLQHRMVDMFMEVEQARSMTIMATLKLGLPANERMAAVSAAKNKVSRGAKFVGQNAIQTHGGIGITQELAIGHFFKRATMIESQFGTADYHMDRYERIALTD; from the coding sequence ATGGATTTCACCTACACCGAAACGCAGGACATGATCCGCGACACGCTGGCGCGCTTCCTTGCCGACACCTACGACTTCGAGTCGCGCCAGAAGTTCATCAATAACGAGCAGGGCCGCGATCCCGCGATCTGGACCGCGCTGGCGCAGGAGCTGGGGATGCTCGGCGCACCCTTTGCCGAGGAACATGGCGGTCTCGGCGGCGGTGCGCTGGAAAATGCGATCGTCATGGAGGAACTGGGCAAGGTCATCGCGATCGAGCCCTATCTGCCGACCGTCGTGATCGCGGGCGGCGCGCTGAAGGCGGTCGGCGGCGCGCAGGCCGACGCGGTGATCCCCGAAATCATCGCCGGCAATGCGATCGTCGCCTTTGCCTATGCCGAACCGCAGGGCCGCTATGACCTCGCCAACCTCAAGACGAGCGCCAGGAAGGATGGCGCAGGCTATGTCCTGAACGGCCACAAAAGCGTGGTTTATGCGGCGCCCTGGGCAACGCATCTGCTCGTCACCGCGCGCAGCGGCGGCGGCCAGCGTGACAGGGATGGCGTTTCGCTGTTCCTGATCGACGCCAGGCTACCGGGCATCGTCCGCCGCGACTATCCGACCGTCGACGGCAACCGCGCGTCGGAGATTTATTTCGAGAATGTCGCCATCCCCGGCGATGCGCTGCTGGGCAGCGAGGGCGGCGCGCTGCCGCTGATCGAGCAGATCGTCGACGAAGCCACCGTGGCGGTGTGCGCCGAAGCAACGGGCGTGATGCAAAAGCTGCACGAAGGCACGCTCGAATATACGCAGCAGCGCAAGCAGTTCGGCGTGCCGATCGCCAAGTTCCAGGTGCTCCAGCACCGCATGGTCGACATGTTCATGGAGGTCGAACAGGCGCGCTCGATGACAATCATGGCGACGCTCAAGCTGGGCCTGCCTGCGAACGAGCGCATGGCAGCGGTGTCGGCCGCGAAAAACAAGGTCTCGCGCGGGGCAAAGTTCGTCGGCCAGAACGCGATCCAGACCCACGGCGGCATCGGCATCACGCAGGAACTGGCGATCGGCCATTTTTTCAAGCGCGCGACGATGATCGAGAGTCAGTTCGGCACTGCCGACTATCATATGGATCGCTACGAACGGATCGCCCTGACCGATTGA
- a CDS encoding TadG family pilus assembly protein, which yields MAIRSLPEALIRCRRAGISITAALAMPMLIGAAALAVDVGSLHLDRRKLQGIADAAALAAAGRPGEERAAAERIIAANCTCVIRIETLAAGTYTADPALPAEARFAAGGGSPNAVRITLSQDRPLFFGGFLTGRRDSIIRATATGARRGYAAFSLGSRVAALNGGVANALLSGLTGSEVNLSVMDYDALASTDIDLLAFSEALRTEIDADVLTFGQTLDSQVTLPQVVSALASASSGDAATALERIADAALPRSLIPSRAIDLGPRASSIRVDAANPVKVNALSLLRTMLLLGSAERQVDLSLASDLPGGSGVDVALLIGEPPAESPLIAVTDTHDVVIRTAQVRLKVDTRVATPLASVHIPLLAELGSASARITDIDCAPNSSAAVTLAVVTSPAMVAIGTVDDGDFADMRRPLDPAPARLVKLPLVSIDARAEMTLADLNEKPVAFSRGEIDDGTVKTVSSSGLVAGAAESLADDLELDVNVLGLGLNLGALTTVVGEAVALAAPVLDGVLGDLTGLLGLHVGQADTRVNALRCGRARLV from the coding sequence ATGGCGATCCGGTCGCTTCCCGAAGCGCTGATCCGCTGCCGCCGCGCGGGAATCAGCATCACCGCGGCGCTCGCCATGCCGATGCTGATCGGCGCGGCGGCGCTCGCGGTCGATGTCGGCTCGCTCCATCTCGACCGGCGCAAGCTGCAGGGCATCGCCGACGCCGCGGCGCTGGCGGCGGCGGGTCGCCCCGGCGAGGAGCGCGCGGCGGCCGAGCGGATCATCGCCGCCAATTGCACCTGCGTCATCCGCATCGAGACGCTGGCGGCGGGCACCTACACCGCCGACCCGGCGCTCCCGGCCGAAGCGCGCTTCGCGGCGGGCGGGGGTTCGCCGAACGCGGTGCGGATCACGCTGTCGCAGGACCGGCCGCTGTTTTTCGGCGGCTTCCTGACCGGACGACGCGACAGCATCATCCGCGCCACCGCTACGGGCGCGCGGCGCGGCTATGCCGCCTTTTCGCTGGGGTCGCGCGTCGCCGCGCTGAACGGCGGCGTGGCCAATGCGCTGCTGTCGGGGCTGACCGGCAGTGAGGTCAACCTGTCGGTGATGGACTATGATGCACTGGCGAGCACCGACATCGACCTGCTCGCCTTTTCCGAAGCGCTGAGGACCGAGATCGACGCCGATGTCCTGACGTTCGGTCAGACGCTCGACAGCCAGGTGACGCTACCGCAGGTGGTGTCGGCGCTGGCGAGCGCATCGAGCGGCGATGCGGCGACGGCGCTCGAGCGGATCGCGGATGCCGCTTTGCCGCGCAGCCTGATCCCCTCGCGCGCGATCGACCTTGGCCCGCGCGCGTCGAGCATTCGCGTCGATGCGGCGAACCCGGTGAAGGTCAATGCGCTGAGCCTGCTGCGCACGATGCTGCTCCTCGGCAGCGCGGAGCGGCAGGTCGACCTGTCGCTCGCGAGCGATTTGCCGGGCGGATCGGGCGTCGACGTCGCGCTGCTGATCGGCGAACCGCCCGCCGAGTCGCCGCTGATCGCGGTGACCGATACCCATGATGTGGTCATTCGCACCGCGCAGGTGCGGCTGAAAGTCGACACGCGCGTCGCGACCCCGCTGGCGAGTGTCCATATCCCGCTGCTCGCCGAACTGGGGTCGGCCTCGGCGCGGATCACCGACATCGATTGCGCGCCGAACAGCAGCGCCGCGGTGACGCTCGCTGTTGTCACCTCGCCCGCCATGGTGGCGATCGGGACGGTCGACGATGGCGATTTCGCCGACATGCGGCGCCCGCTCGACCCGGCACCCGCGCGCCTCGTCAAGCTGCCGCTCGTCAGCATCGACGCGCGGGCCGAAATGACGCTGGCGGACCTCAATGAAAAGCCCGTCGCCTTTTCACGCGGCGAGATCGACGACGGGACGGTGAAGACGGTGTCGAGCAGCGGGCTGGTCGCGGGCGCGGCCGAATCGCTCGCCGACGATCTGGAACTCGACGTCAATGTGCTGGGGCTGGGGCTCAACCTCGGCGCGCTGACCACGGTGGTCGGTGAGGCGGTCGCGCTCGCCGCGCCCGTCCTCGACGGGGTGCTTGGTGACCTCACCGGCCTGCTCGGCCTGCATGTCGGGCAGGCCGATACGCGGGTCAACGCGCTGCGCTGCGGCCGTGCGCGGCTGGTGTGA
- the yghU gene encoding glutathione-dependent disulfide-bond oxidoreductase — protein sequence MTDTSEYVPPKIWTWDKESGGRFANINRPVAGPTHDRELPVGKHPLQLYSLGTPNGVKVTVMLEELLAAGHSGAEYDAWLINIGEGDQFSSGFVGVNPNSKIPALVDRSGAEPIRVFESGAILIHLAEKFGAFLPTDTARRAETLSWLMWQMGSAPFLGGGFGHFYAYAPTKQEYPINRYAMEVKRQLDVLDRRLAESEFIAGGDYTIADMAIWPWYGALVKGLVYDAGEFLQVQEYKNVLRWTDQLAARPAVKRGRMVNRVTGDPASQLRERHDASDFELRTQDKLEAADSA from the coding sequence ATGACCGACACCAGCGAATATGTGCCGCCGAAAATCTGGACCTGGGACAAGGAAAGCGGCGGGCGTTTCGCCAATATCAACCGACCGGTCGCGGGGCCGACGCACGACAGGGAGTTGCCCGTCGGCAAGCATCCGCTCCAGCTCTATTCGCTCGGCACCCCCAACGGCGTGAAGGTGACGGTGATGCTCGAAGAATTGCTCGCTGCGGGTCACAGCGGCGCCGAATATGACGCCTGGCTGATCAACATCGGCGAGGGCGACCAGTTTTCGAGCGGATTCGTCGGCGTCAATCCGAACAGCAAGATCCCCGCGCTGGTCGATCGCAGCGGCGCCGAGCCGATCCGCGTCTTTGAATCGGGCGCGATCCTGATCCATCTGGCGGAAAAGTTCGGCGCCTTCCTGCCGACCGACACCGCCAGGCGCGCCGAAACGCTGTCGTGGCTGATGTGGCAGATGGGCAGCGCGCCCTTCCTGGGCGGCGGCTTCGGCCATTTCTACGCCTATGCGCCGACCAAGCAGGAATATCCGATCAATCGCTATGCGATGGAGGTGAAGCGCCAGCTCGATGTGCTCGACCGGCGCCTTGCCGAGAGCGAGTTTATCGCCGGCGGCGACTATACGATCGCCGACATGGCGATCTGGCCCTGGTATGGCGCGCTCGTGAAGGGGCTGGTCTATGACGCGGGCGAGTTTTTGCAGGTGCAGGAGTATAAGAATGTTCTGCGCTGGACCGACCAGCTTGCCGCGCGCCCGGCGGTGAAGCGCGGGCGGATGGTCAACCGCGTGACGGGCGATCCGGCGAGCCAGCTTCGCGAGCGCCATGACGCTTCGGATTTCGAGCTGCGTACGCAGGACAAGCTGGAGGCCGCCGATAGTGCGTAA
- a CDS encoding PAS domain-containing protein, with product MATIQEPQRVSAADFIRGFANWRLQAARKPVVVTHHGKDAHVLISLDDYRRLDGGDARDIAARGDALQASHAALVESIRDAVILINPAWQIVAINPAGCDLLERSAAALLGEALAATLPGLETGLLAHRLTRLIDHRERFSGEIPGVVRPGQWLRIDLLPVPAGGAIILRDVSAAMEDHAAADARRALLQAIEADGAIGHARISVRETVESANAALIAMIGVDAAAIRRVRFSALLPIGHRQRFVEALESVFRTGNPERIATELVTREGAVLPVTLSIAEIRGAYVSEGAMIVVTAAR from the coding sequence GTGGCGACGATACAGGAACCGCAACGGGTCTCGGCGGCGGATTTCATCCGCGGCTTTGCCAATTGGCGATTGCAGGCGGCGCGCAAGCCCGTTGTGGTCACGCATCACGGCAAGGACGCGCATGTGCTGATCTCGCTCGACGATTATCGCCGACTGGACGGTGGCGACGCGCGCGACATCGCCGCGCGGGGCGACGCGTTGCAGGCCTCGCACGCGGCACTGGTCGAATCGATCCGCGACGCGGTGATTCTGATCAACCCGGCCTGGCAAATTGTGGCGATCAATCCGGCGGGGTGCGACCTGCTCGAACGGTCGGCCGCCGCGTTGCTCGGTGAAGCGCTGGCGGCGACGCTGCCGGGGCTTGAAACAGGCCTGCTCGCCCATCGTCTCACGCGCCTGATCGATCATCGCGAGCGGTTTTCGGGCGAGATTCCGGGCGTAGTGCGTCCGGGCCAGTGGCTGCGCATCGATCTGCTTCCCGTTCCCGCGGGCGGCGCGATCATCCTGCGCGACGTCAGCGCGGCGATGGAGGACCATGCCGCCGCCGACGCGCGGCGTGCTTTGTTGCAGGCGATCGAGGCCGACGGGGCGATCGGTCACGCGCGCATTTCGGTGCGCGAAACGGTCGAGAGCGCCAATGCGGCGCTGATCGCGATGATCGGCGTTGATGCCGCGGCGATCCGGCGGGTGCGCTTTTCGGCGCTGTTGCCCATCGGGCATCGCCAGCGCTTTGTCGAAGCGCTGGAATCGGTGTTTCGCACGGGCAACCCCGAACGCATCGCCACCGAGCTGGTGACGCGCGAGGGCGCGGTGCTGCCCGTCACGCTGTCGATCGCCGAAATCCGCGGCGCCTATGTCAGCGAAGGCGCGATGATCGTCGTCACCGCCGCGCGCTGA
- a CDS encoding CaiB/BaiF CoA transferase family protein has product MNLQATAFDEATGRLDGRLLARWTDAKRGGDGVPLTGIRVLDFGRYIAGPYCAALLADYGADVIRIEAPGGNDDRFTVPVAEDGSGAMFMQMNRAKRCLTLKPGSPEGREIVRRLVGTADVVVANLPHEALARLGLDYDSLSAINPRVILATASAFGSEGPLAHRVGFDAVGQAMSGAVHLTGTPDQPYRAQVNYVDFGTALHCAFGILLALREREMTGRGQCVSGSLLGTALALSNALTIDHALNGIERQPIGNRSFSSAPTDLFRTRDGWIVTQIVGNGIFARWAALVGRPELVDDPRYASDILRGDNGEALSAIMQRWCIDRTSADAIAELAEARVPAAPVLRAGEALAEPQVAAMRLVEPVAYPGAPGEVPVIRAPIRLSESEKVAAKRAPRLGEHSDAILTEIGYDADAISALRAANII; this is encoded by the coding sequence GTGAACTTGCAAGCGACGGCTTTCGACGAAGCCACTGGCAGGCTCGACGGGCGGCTGCTAGCCCGGTGGACAGATGCAAAACGGGGAGGGGATGGCGTGCCGCTGACGGGAATAAGGGTGCTCGATTTCGGCCGCTATATCGCCGGTCCCTATTGTGCCGCGCTGCTCGCCGATTATGGCGCCGATGTCATCCGTATCGAGGCGCCGGGCGGCAATGACGATCGCTTCACGGTGCCTGTCGCCGAAGATGGGTCGGGCGCGATGTTCATGCAGATGAACCGCGCCAAGCGTTGCCTGACGCTGAAACCGGGCAGCCCGGAGGGGCGCGAGATCGTGCGCCGGCTGGTCGGAACCGCTGATGTGGTCGTCGCCAACCTGCCGCACGAGGCGCTGGCCAGGCTGGGGCTCGATTATGACAGCCTGTCGGCGATCAACCCGCGCGTCATCCTGGCGACCGCTTCGGCCTTTGGCAGCGAAGGGCCGCTGGCGCATCGCGTCGGCTTCGACGCGGTGGGGCAGGCGATGTCGGGGGCGGTGCATCTCACAGGCACGCCCGATCAACCCTATCGCGCGCAGGTCAATTATGTCGATTTCGGCACCGCGCTCCACTGCGCCTTCGGCATCCTGCTCGCGCTGCGCGAGCGCGAGATGACAGGCCGGGGGCAATGCGTGTCGGGATCGCTGCTCGGCACCGCGCTTGCGCTGTCGAATGCGCTCACCATCGACCATGCGCTGAACGGCATCGAGCGCCAGCCGATCGGCAACCGCAGCTTCAGCTCGGCGCCGACCGACCTGTTTCGCACGCGCGACGGGTGGATCGTCACGCAGATCGTCGGCAACGGCATCTTCGCGCGCTGGGCTGCGCTGGTTGGGCGGCCCGAACTGGTCGACGATCCGCGCTATGCCAGCGACATATTGCGCGGCGACAATGGCGAAGCGTTGAGCGCGATCATGCAGCGCTGGTGCATCGACCGGACGAGTGCGGATGCGATTGCCGAACTGGCCGAGGCGCGCGTGCCGGCGGCGCCTGTGCTGCGCGCGGGCGAAGCGCTGGCAGAGCCGCAGGTTGCGGCGATGCGGCTCGTCGAACCCGTCGCCTATCCAGGCGCGCCGGGCGAGGTGCCCGTCATCCGCGCACCGATCCGCCTGTCGGAAAGCGAGAAAGTCGCCGCGAAGCGGGCGCCACGGCTGGGTGAGCACAGCGACGCGATCCTGACCGAGATCGGCTATGACGCCGACGCGATTTCGGCTTTGCGTGCCGCAAATATAATTTGA
- a CDS encoding amidohydrolase family protein encodes MARFALALAATLACSTSVWAQSAPVPTAETKDDKWDVNAPPGMATRKVPIAVDEGSWMNVDVAPDGRTIAFDLLGDIYMMPIEGGTPTRIAEGLAYEHQPRFSPDGTRIAFVSDRGGGDNIWIMNRDGSDKRQVSKEDFRLLNQPSWSPDGQFLVAKKHFTTGRSLGTGEVWIYHVSGGAGVPLVKKPNERHQKELGEPIFAPDGKSVYYTRNVTPGPIFEYAQDSNTDLFHIERYNLEDGSISTAASGNGGAVRPTPSPDGKRLAFVRREGALSKLYVKDLASGAETRIYDALDQDVQETWAVTGVYPNMAWTPDSRDILFWAGGKLRRVGASGGEARIIPFSVDDDRVIVDAIHPAVEVAPDSFTTRMPRWAEVSPDGRSIVFETLGKLWVKPATGGTARRLTSAKDAAMEAWPSWSRDGKSIVFVRWTDAGLGEIHVTGANGGSSRKVTATPGHYAEPRFSPDGQTIVFERRGGGGLVSARWGENPGVYRIAASGGAAQRISRDGAKPQFGSANDRVFMVTAADGKSQLVSTDLSGEDKRVHASGELVSDYEISPDGRTLAFRQNYDAYVTPLMPGGQDVSLGTRSGALPVTRVSGSGADYIHWSDGGRRFYWSRGATLFSADLASLFANAPTDDKAPKFTPPTDGVSLAMTQAAAKHKGTVLITGAKIVTMADKDGGVIENGAILIENDRIAAVGPAGAITVPAGAVTVDAAGKTIIPGFVDAHAHGPHGADELVPQQNWSEIVNLAMGTTTSHNPSSRASEIFVSSEMQRAGLILAPRIFSTGEIIYGAKAAGIYAEINGYDDALAHVRRLKAQGAHSVKNYNQPRRDQRQMVVKAAQAEGLTVVPEGGSLYTMDVSLIQDGNSTVEHNIPLHVFYSDLVQLWGQTKVDYTPTLVVTYGGPAGDPYWRAHTNVWEHPILTKHIPPTELAANNKRRVIAPESDYVDDDAARQAGKIAAAGRMVSIGAHGQQAGLGAHWEIWSFVRGGWSNIDALRAATIMPATSLGYARDVGSLEAGKLADLLILDADPTENIRNTEKIHRVMLGGRLYDPLTMNEAETGDRKRQPYWWEAERP; translated from the coding sequence ATGGCGCGCTTCGCTCTCGCCCTTGCGGCGACTCTGGCTTGTTCGACCTCGGTCTGGGCGCAGAGCGCGCCCGTTCCGACCGCCGAGACCAAAGACGATAAATGGGACGTCAACGCCCCGCCGGGCATGGCAACCCGTAAAGTCCCGATTGCGGTTGACGAAGGCAGCTGGATGAACGTCGACGTCGCCCCCGACGGTCGCACCATCGCCTTCGACCTTTTGGGCGACATCTATATGATGCCGATCGAGGGCGGCACGCCAACGCGCATCGCCGAGGGACTCGCCTATGAGCATCAGCCGCGCTTTTCGCCCGACGGGACGCGCATCGCCTTTGTCTCCGACCGCGGCGGCGGCGACAATATCTGGATCATGAACCGCGACGGCAGCGACAAAAGGCAGGTGTCGAAAGAGGATTTCCGCCTGCTCAATCAGCCAAGCTGGTCACCCGACGGGCAATTCCTCGTCGCCAAAAAACATTTCACCACCGGCCGTTCGCTCGGCACGGGCGAGGTGTGGATCTATCATGTGTCGGGCGGCGCGGGGGTGCCGCTGGTCAAGAAACCGAATGAGCGGCATCAGAAAGAACTCGGCGAACCCATTTTCGCGCCCGACGGCAAGAGCGTCTATTACACGCGCAATGTCACGCCGGGGCCGATCTTCGAATATGCGCAGGACAGCAACACCGACCTGTTCCACATCGAACGCTACAACCTCGAGGATGGCAGCATAAGCACCGCGGCGTCCGGCAACGGCGGGGCGGTGCGCCCGACCCCGTCGCCCGACGGCAAGCGCCTTGCCTTCGTGCGGCGCGAGGGCGCGCTGTCCAAACTTTATGTCAAGGATCTCGCGTCGGGCGCCGAAACCAGGATTTACGACGCGCTCGACCAGGATGTGCAGGAAACCTGGGCGGTCACGGGCGTCTATCCGAACATGGCGTGGACTCCCGACAGCCGCGACATCCTTTTCTGGGCGGGCGGCAAGCTGCGCCGCGTCGGCGCGAGCGGCGGCGAGGCGCGCATCATCCCGTTCAGCGTCGACGACGACCGCGTGATCGTCGATGCGATTCATCCGGCGGTCGAGGTCGCTCCCGACAGCTTCACCACCAGAATGCCGCGCTGGGCCGAAGTGTCGCCCGACGGACGCAGCATCGTCTTCGAGACGCTTGGCAAGCTGTGGGTCAAGCCCGCCACCGGCGGCACCGCGCGGCGGCTCACCTCGGCGAAGGATGCGGCGATGGAAGCGTGGCCGAGTTGGTCGCGCGATGGCAAGTCGATCGTCTTCGTGCGCTGGACCGATGCAGGACTTGGCGAAATCCATGTGACGGGCGCCAACGGGGGAAGTTCGCGCAAGGTGACGGCGACGCCCGGCCACTATGCCGAACCGCGCTTCTCGCCGGACGGCCAGACGATCGTTTTTGAACGGCGCGGCGGCGGCGGGCTGGTTTCGGCGCGCTGGGGCGAGAATCCCGGCGTCTATCGCATCGCGGCGTCCGGCGGTGCCGCCCAACGGATCAGCCGCGACGGGGCGAAACCGCAGTTCGGCTCAGCCAACGACCGCGTCTTCATGGTCACCGCCGCCGATGGCAAAAGTCAGCTCGTGAGCACCGACCTGAGCGGCGAGGACAAGCGCGTCCATGCCAGTGGAGAGCTCGTCAGCGACTATGAAATATCGCCCGACGGCCGCACCCTCGCCTTCCGGCAGAATTACGACGCCTATGTCACGCCGCTGATGCCCGGCGGACAGGACGTGTCGCTCGGCACCAGGAGCGGCGCGCTGCCGGTAACGCGCGTGTCGGGCAGCGGCGCCGACTATATCCACTGGTCGGACGGCGGCCGCCGCTTCTACTGGAGCCGCGGCGCGACGCTGTTCAGCGCCGATCTGGCGAGCCTGTTCGCCAATGCCCCAACCGACGACAAGGCGCCGAAGTTCACGCCGCCGACCGACGGCGTGTCACTCGCGATGACACAGGCGGCCGCGAAACATAAGGGCACGGTGCTCATCACCGGAGCAAAGATCGTCACCATGGCCGACAAGGACGGCGGCGTGATCGAAAATGGCGCGATCCTGATCGAAAACGACCGCATCGCCGCGGTCGGTCCGGCGGGCGCAATCACCGTCCCCGCGGGCGCGGTGACGGTCGACGCCGCCGGCAAGACGATCATCCCCGGCTTCGTCGACGCCCATGCGCATGGCCCGCATGGCGCCGACGAGCTGGTGCCGCAGCAGAACTGGTCGGAAATCGTCAATCTGGCGATGGGCACGACGACCAGCCACAACCCCTCGTCGCGCGCGTCGGAAATCTTCGTCTCGTCCGAAATGCAGCGCGCGGGGCTGATCCTCGCCCCGCGCATCTTTTCGACGGGCGAGATCATCTATGGCGCGAAGGCGGCGGGCATCTATGCCGAAATCAACGGCTATGACGACGCGCTCGCGCATGTCCGGCGGCTGAAGGCGCAGGGCGCGCACAGCGTCAAGAATTACAACCAGCCGCGGCGCGACCAGCGGCAGATGGTCGTCAAGGCGGCGCAGGCCGAGGGACTGACCGTCGTGCCCGAGGGCGGCTCGCTCTACACGATGGACGTCTCGCTCATCCAGGACGGCAATTCGACCGTCGAGCACAATATCCCGCTCCACGTCTTCTACAGCGATCTCGTGCAGCTGTGGGGGCAGACCAAGGTCGATTATACGCCGACACTCGTCGTCACCTATGGCGGCCCCGCGGGCGATCCCTATTGGCGCGCGCATACCAATGTGTGGGAGCATCCGATCCTGACGAAGCATATTCCGCCGACCGAACTCGCCGCGAACAACAAGCGCCGCGTAATCGCGCCCGAAAGCGACTATGTCGACGACGATGCCGCGCGCCAGGCCGGAAAAATCGCCGCGGCGGGGCGCATGGTATCGATCGGTGCGCATGGCCAGCAGGCGGGCCTTGGCGCGCATTGGGAAATATGGTCGTTCGTGCGCGGCGGCTGGAGCAACATCGACGCGCTGCGCGCCGCGACGATCATGCCCGCGACCTCGCTCGGCTATGCAAGGGATGTGGGATCGCTCGAGGCCGGCAAGCTCGCCGACCTGCTCATCCTCGACGCCGACCCCACCGAAAACATCCGCAATACCGAGAAGATCCACCGCGTCATGCTCGGCGGGCGGCTTTACGACCCACTGACGATGAACGAGGCGGAAACCGGCGACCGCAAGCGTCAGCCCTATTGGTGGGAAGCCGAAAGGCCCTGA
- a CDS encoding TadE/TadG family type IV pilus assembly protein: MTGSTRFPRRVRPIALTGATLARGERGAAIVEMALVLPLLLALLMGILVYGHYFMLAHMVQQAANDGARAAIVGLDAADRRAVAERAVARSIDPAAGTHSVAVSENAEAITVAVTFTAAEDAFLRSTFVPAPDHVIGARATFELPVD, from the coding sequence ATGACAGGTTCGACCCGATTTCCGCGGCGCGTCCGCCCGATCGCCCTGACTGGTGCGACCCTGGCGCGCGGGGAGCGCGGCGCCGCCATCGTCGAAATGGCGCTGGTGCTGCCGCTGCTCCTCGCGTTGCTGATGGGCATTCTGGTCTATGGCCATTATTTCATGCTCGCGCATATGGTGCAGCAGGCGGCGAACGATGGCGCGCGTGCGGCGATCGTCGGCCTCGATGCCGCCGACCGGCGCGCCGTGGCCGAACGCGCGGTGGCGCGCAGCATCGACCCGGCGGCGGGCACCCACAGCGTCGCCGTGTCCGAAAATGCCGAGGCGATCACCGTCGCCGTCACCTTCACCGCCGCCGAAGATGCCTTTCTGCGATCGACCTTCGTTCCGGCGCCCGATCATGTGATCGGCGCGCGGGCGACCTTTGAACTGCCGGTCGATTGA